In the Methanococcoides methylutens genome, one interval contains:
- a CDS encoding DNA-directed RNA polymerase subunit P yields the protein MDYKCTRCKRPVEIDYEYTGIRCPYCGHRILVKERPQASIKTVKAE from the coding sequence ATGGACTACAAGTGCACTCGATGCAAGCGCCCAGTCGAGATCGACTATGAGTATACAGGTATCCGCTGCCCTTATTGTGGACACAGGATCCTTGTAAAGGAAAGGCCGCAGGCATCGATCAAAACAGTCAAAGCCGAGTAA
- a CDS encoding rRNA maturation protein, translated as MLITSSRKPSANTRTLCKYLASFFNCAYLTRGKMGLADVISCSDDSNVLVVGDYHGSPGSLMFYDKDGAELLSIRLSIFYPDGYKFSNLKSMEPVLMGDSELGNMLSFYFGIPQYECDGIAKCIRVEDDRMEFLYSGSLLFRLNVKSYRVPEVAD; from the coding sequence ATGTTGATAACTTCTTCTCGCAAACCTTCTGCCAATACTCGCACTTTGTGTAAGTATTTGGCATCATTTTTTAATTGTGCATATTTGACCCGGGGTAAAATGGGTCTTGCTGATGTTATATCATGTTCCGACGATAGTAATGTATTAGTCGTTGGTGATTATCATGGAAGTCCCGGAAGCCTCATGTTCTACGATAAAGATGGAGCAGAGCTTTTGTCCATTCGTTTGAGCATTTTCTATCCGGATGGCTACAAATTTTCTAACCTAAAATCCATGGAACCTGTTCTAATGGGGGATAGTGAACTTGGAAATATGCTGTCATTTTACTTTGGCATTCCTCAGTATGAATGTGATGGGATAGCAAAGTGCATCCGTGTGGAAGATGACAGGATGGAGTTCCTTTATTCAGGCAGTTTACTATTCAGACTCAACGTAAAGAGCTACAGGGTACCGGAGGTAGCTGATTGA
- the rrp42 gene encoding exosome complex protein Rrp42 translates to MSNEAVSRLKKDFIFNLALKGQREDGRAFDEMRDIKLETNVIDKAEGSAKVCYGDTQVIVGVKLQVGTPFPDSADKGVIITSMELNPIASPDFEAGPPRPKAIEMARVVDRGIRESGAIDLNKLCITEGEEVWMVFLDVHVLNDCGNLLDAASLGAIAALMTATIPAEREGRGEDTKMPIREMPVSLTFVNVGGEYFIDASNNEESICDTKVTIVSNQDGSICAMQKSGAGSLSEAKFLEAVEKSREIGAKIREEYLLNI, encoded by the coding sequence ATGAGCAATGAAGCTGTATCAAGGCTGAAAAAAGATTTTATTTTCAATCTGGCTCTCAAGGGTCAGCGTGAGGACGGTCGTGCATTCGATGAGATGCGTGACATCAAACTTGAGACCAATGTTATAGACAAAGCAGAAGGTTCTGCAAAGGTCTGCTACGGCGATACCCAGGTTATTGTAGGTGTAAAGCTTCAGGTCGGTACACCTTTCCCGGATTCTGCTGATAAAGGTGTCATAATCACCAGCATGGAATTGAACCCGATCGCTTCACCAGACTTTGAGGCAGGTCCTCCAAGGCCTAAAGCTATTGAAATGGCACGCGTGGTCGACCGTGGTATCCGTGAATCAGGCGCAATTGATTTAAACAAGTTGTGTATTACGGAAGGAGAAGAGGTCTGGATGGTCTTTTTAGACGTCCATGTCTTAAACGACTGCGGAAACCTGCTGGATGCAGCATCACTTGGTGCAATTGCAGCTCTCATGACAGCAACAATCCCGGCAGAACGCGAAGGCCGTGGAGAGGATACGAAGATGCCTATTCGTGAGATGCCTGTATCACTTACCTTCGTTAATGTTGGTGGTGAGTATTTCATTGATGCAAGCAACAACGAGGAGTCGATCTGTGATACAAAGGTCACTATCGTTTCCAATCAGGATGGTTCGATCTGTGCAATGCAGAAGAGCGGCGCAGGCTCACTTTCAGAGGCAAAGTTCCTGGAAGCTGTTGAAAAATCACGTGAAATAGGCGCTAAGATAAGGGAGGAATACCTCCTTAACATATGA
- a CDS encoding KEOPS complex subunit Pcc1: MKLFSESVIMMDDAEAVYRSILPELETTVTDRSSVNVGVRNSSLVMRVSADDIISMRSTLNTWLRLVQIAHDICVVGKNACKGI, encoded by the coding sequence TTGAAGCTATTTTCGGAATCTGTTATAATGATGGATGATGCCGAAGCTGTCTACCGGTCTATTCTGCCTGAGCTGGAGACCACTGTAACTGACAGGTCTTCTGTCAATGTAGGGGTCAGGAATTCTTCTCTCGTGATGCGCGTAAGTGCCGATGATATAATTTCCATGCGTTCCACATTGAATACGTGGCTCCGCCTTGTGCAGATCGCACATGATATCTGTGTGGTCGGCAAGAATGCCTGTAAAGGTATATGA
- a CDS encoding 50S ribosomal protein L37ae, with protein sequence MAKKYTKKGRVSRSAGRFGTRYGRRDRKLVADLEEKMHMPHKCANCARLTVKRVGTGIWKCKKCGYTFAGGTYLPTTTVGSTVMRSVKKATEQVE encoded by the coding sequence ATGGCAAAAAAATACACGAAGAAAGGACGTGTGTCCCGGTCTGCAGGAAGGTTCGGCACACGCTATGGTAGAAGAGACCGTAAGTTGGTTGCGGATCTTGAAGAAAAGATGCACATGCCACACAAGTGTGCAAACTGTGCACGCCTGACTGTAAAGAGAGTTGGGACTGGCATCTGGAAATGTAAAAAGTGTGGATATACCTTTGCAGGTGGCACATACCTTCCAACTACTACAGTAGGTAGTACTGTAATGAGGTCTGTTAAGAAAGCCACTGAACAGGTTGAGTAA